One genomic region from Rosa rugosa chromosome 1, drRosRugo1.1, whole genome shotgun sequence encodes:
- the LOC133733611 gene encoding putative F-box protein At5g50220 has translation MEMPTAAMSTSKLMELPHDILLNIFSRLPAASLLQFQCVSKSSRDLVNDPALTAMHMAATNEHVDVEARVLSDSLFRNHFQFVSCGLLGFRCDWSDGKLGLYNPLRGEYLELPLPEDGYSNWYGMGFDSVTSTHKIVHFFSRLHDLNDTKVGNVHVLGTSSWRRIPSVPRFCLISRESAYAYGNMHWLVEGNRIISFDFEKEEFGWTINPPHLNFPSESQLFLINLRGSIALVDVSDENIEVEIWVYKEKKYWAKDYSLNFCCPPEYRYSVGAWQHGIYILIPYANKAPLYFTVVYNDLRCDSVRGTVPNEYWRQREEIRMFSYTGSLISLKKYDNLRTNNKKEKNFFDAGKSELPEFLSELKVPRDRLTI, from the coding sequence ATGGAGATGCCGACGGCCGCAATGAGTACATCAAAGTTGATGGAGCTTCCTCATGATATCCTCCTCAACATCTTTTCGAGACTGCCGGCGGCATCGCTTTTGCAGTTCCAATGCGTCTCTAAGAGCTCACGTGACCTAGTTAACGATCCAGCTCTTACTGCCATGCACATGGCAGCTACCAATGAACACGTCGACGTAGAAGCTAGGGTTCTTTCTGATTCTCTTTTCCGGAACCATTTTCAGTTTGTTTCTTGCGGTTTGCTTGGCTTTAGATGTGATTGGTCTGATGGAAAACTTGGTTTATACAATCCTTTAAGAGGAGAATATCTTGAGCTCCCACTACCTGAAGATGGATACAGTAACTGGTATGGTATGGGATTCGATAGCGTTACTAGTACCCACAAGATTGTCCATTTTTTCTCTCGGTTACATGATTTGAATGACACTAAGGTGGGTAATGTTCATGTTTTGGGCACAAGCTCGTGGAGAAGAATACCCTCGGTTCCTCGTTTCTGTCTCATAAGTAGGGAAAGTGCATATGCATATGGAAACATGCATTGGTTGGTAGAGGGAAACCGGATAATCTCTTTTGACTTCGAAAAAGAGGAGTTCGGATGGACTATTAATCCTCCCCATCTCAATTTTCCAAGCGAATCCCAGCTTTTTTTGATTAATCTGAGGGGATCTATCGCGCTTGTTGATGTTTCTGATGAAAATATCGAAGTTGAGATATGGGTGTACAAAGAAAAGAAGTACTGGGCAAAAGATTACAGCCTGAATTTCTGTTGTCCCCCTGAATATAGATACTCTGTGGGCGCTTGGCAGCATGGCATATACATATTAATTCCATATGCTAACAAGGCTCCACTGTACTTTACTGTGGTCTATAATGATCTAAGATGTGATAGCGTGAGAGGTACTGTACCCAATGAATATTGGCGACAGCGAGAGGAAATCCGTATGTTTAGTTATACTGGAAGCCTGATTTCTCTAAAAAAGTATGATAACTTGAGAACGAATaacaagaaggagaagaatttTTTTGATGCTGGAAAGTCTGAACTTCCAGAATTTCTTTCTGAGCTGAAAGTACCAAGGGACAGGCTAACaatttga
- the LOC133726315 gene encoding uncharacterized protein LOC133726315: MASISVPTAQELTKPDEAKSRRNSTGKILSSNSGEKVPHYLRASTGSCHDFCKYGRKDAFEEKERCPIRVVPRRLSTKPLDSQNSAESVVLPEIKNISVIKLNHSPESKILSPDTCTIAKQAKQQLPKRSADRKTAVGSELLAERKKPSLVKFKTSSNSKPPVSAVPKTVKQEVSSSPEKLKVSSKKGWTKLKEKDLSTKHVTSSKPKSLTTKELSSSDTSGGSEGIRNSNSKVGQRTVTSLKPKSLAVKQISSLDSSGGLNGDRKSEAKIGKRAGTSFVALKKVLVPPTGSLSPKPSLRRVASLKAQDRNVKVTPLKNQNKIGEVIAKQLNNDETPEKTLYVIKIETENKPLESDQNKNCEGPPPSSSSSSPKSLSLPNSMSLSPLEGEDQESEYTMTETEEESFSEDDEVDNEENAETRDEDYKGKPRKSGMVCSEDVDSHPLKFRRGKVVDMQFQNNRPRRLKFRRGKVLGENENFKADAQRRRYKKREGVDGDAIGTKPGAEKVVLRHQDVQGKKDEKGLFNNVIEETASKLVETRKSKVKALVGAFETVISLQECKPSANSVS; this comes from the coding sequence ATGGCAAGTATCAGTGTACCAACGGCCCAAGAATTAACAAAGCCAGATGAGGCTAAATCGAGACGAAATTCTACAGGAAAGATATTATCGTCGAACAGTGGAGAAAAAGTTCCTCATTATCTCAGGGCTTCCACTGGTTCCTGTCATGATTTTTGTAAATATGGGAGGAAAGATGCATTTGAAGAGAAGGAAAGATGCCCCATACGGGTTGTACCAAGAAGACTCTCAACTAAACCACTTGATAGCCAAAACTCAGCAGAAAGTGTAGTTTTGCCAGAGATCAAGAATATATCAGTGATCAAGCTCAATCattcacccgagtccaaaatccTCTCACCTGATACATGTACCATCGCCAAGCAGGCCAAGCAGCAACTGCCAAAAAGGTCAGCTGACAGAAAAACTGCTGTTGGGAGTGAGCTTCTTGCTGAGAGGAAGAAGCCATCATTGGTGAAGTTCAAAACGTCATCCAATTCAAAACCTCCTGTATCTGCTGTGCCCAAAACTGTGAAGCAGGAAGTTTCGTCATCTCCTGAAAAGCTGAAAGTCTCTTCAAAGAAAGGTTGGACAAAACTTAAGGAGAAAGACTTGTCTACAAAACATGTCACTTCTTCGAAGCCAAAATCTCTGACCACGAAGGAATTGTCATCTTCTGATACTTCAGGAGGTTCAGAGGGGATAAGAAACAGTAATTCAAAGGTAGGCCAGAGGACAGTCACCTCTCTGAAGCCAAAATCTTTGGCTGTGAAGCAAATTTCTTCTCTTGACTCTTCAGGAGGCTTAAATGGCGATAGAAAAAGTGAGGCGAAGATAGGCAAGAGGGCAGGAACGTCCTTTGTTGCTTTAAAGAAAGTATTGGTGCCCCCAACAGGATCATTGTCCCCAAAACCTTCTCTCAGGAGAGTTGCAAGCTTAAAAGCACAGGACAGGAATGTGAAAGTTACTCCTCTTAAGAATCAGAACAAGATCGGAGAAGTTATAGCTAAGCAACTCAACAATGATGAGACTCCGGAGAAGACCTTGTATGTCATTAAGATTGAGACTGAGAACAAACCTCTGGAATCTGatcaaaacaaaaattgtgAAGGTCCACCACCTTCATCCTCCTCATCATCGCCCAAGTCTTTGTCCCTCCCAAACAGCATGTCCCTTTCACCCCTTGAAGGAGAAGATCAAGAGTCTGAATATACAATGACAGAAACAGAAGAGGAGTCTTTCTCAGAAGACGATGAAGTGGACAACGAAGAAAATGCAGAGACCCGAGATGAGGATTACAAAGGGAAGCCCAGAAAGTCTGGGATGGTTTGTTCTGAAGATGTGGATAGCCATCCTTTAAAGTTTAGGAGGGGAAAGGTGGTTGACATGCAATTTCAGAATAATAGACCAAGGAGGCTCAAATTTAGGAGAGGAAAAGTGTTGGGAGAGAACGAAAATTTCAAGGCTGATGCCCAAAGGCGAAGATATAAGAAGAGAGAAGGTGTTGATGGCGATGCAATTGGTACCAAACCTGGTGCAGAAAAGGTTGTTTTGAGACATCAAGATGTTCAGGGGAAGAAAGATGAGAAGGGGTTGTTTAATAATGTAATTGAAGAAACTGCAAGTAAACTGGTTGAAACCCGGAAGAGTAAGGTCAAGGCCTTAGTTGGTGCTTTTGAAACAGTGATCTCACTTCAAGAGTGCAAACCTTCTGCAAATTCGGTTTCTTGA
- the LOC133726317 gene encoding uncharacterized protein LOC133726317 gives MAAMTVSSPKSTIWQNPISHREPSSSFLGGSLKGLCLQFKPRNKNKDATKFVIASAKPTTTERISSTRSGGDRFYINFTGFPFPLGPFLNRSTTRTEAVKGSIWLFEQEQALGFSSVSTNIRMTVVKLKSGGLWVHAPIAPTKECIQLLKELGAPVEYIVLPTFAYEHKIFVGPFSREFPRAQVWVAPRQWSWPLNLPLEFFGIFRAKTLRDEDLSTPWANEIEQKVLSSPEVGIGPYVEVAFYHKPSRTLLVTDAVIFVPRQPPDCISKESLLASAKNGLAVKLLSKGKKVSEEPVIDNKMNRQKGWERMVLQILFLGPSNLLEPKASFAQMSQKLIVSPIVKTLVFSKVPEKVRDWIDRISRDWRFRRIIPAHFAAPVNASRSDFLAAFAFLDDLLDERYVTWPSLSLLFTSLMGKAASYFPPDDMKTLSSLDQFLVSVGAVKKTVSGRKR, from the exons ATGGCAGCCATGACTGTTTCTTCACCAAAATCCACCATTTGGCAGAACCCAATCTCTCACAGAGAACCCAGTTCTAGCTTTCTTGGTGGTTCCTTAAAGGGTCTTTGTTTGCAATTTAAACCCAGAAACAAGAACAAAGATGCCACCAAGTTTGTGATTGCTTCAGCAAAACCGACCACCACAGAAAGAATCAGTAGCACTAGGTCAGGAGGAGACCGGTTTTACATAAACTTCACTGGTTTTCCTTTTCCTCTGGGCCCTTTTCTCAATAGGAGCACTACCAGGACTGAG GCCGTGAAAGGCTCCATATGGTTATTTGAGCAAGAGCAAGCATTAGGCTTCAGCAGTGTGTCAACAAACATTAGAATGACAGTAGTGAAACTTAAATCTGGAGGATTATGGGTCCATGCACCCATTGCTCCAACCAAGGAGTGCATTCAG CTTCTGAAAGAGTTAGGGGCACCTGTAGAATACATAGTGCTGCCTACATTTGCTTATGAGCACAAAATATTTGTTGGTCCATTTTCTAGAGAGTTCCCTCGAGCTCAGGTATGGGTGGCACCAAGGCAGTGGAGTTGGCCTTTGAATCTGCCACTGGAGTTTTTTGGGATCTTTCGTGCTAAAACCTTACGAGATGAAGATTTGTCCACCCCATGGGCTAATGAGATTGAGCAGAAAGTTCTAAGTTCTCCAGAAGTTG GTATTGGACCCTATGTGGAGGTAGCTTTCTATCATAAACCTTCGAGAACTCTACTGGTAACAGATGCTGTAATTTTTGTGCCAAGACAGCCACCTGATTGTATTAGCAAAGAATCATTGCTGGCATCTGCAAAAAATGGTTTGGCAGTGAAACTTTTAAGTAAAGGAAAAAAAGTATCTGAAGAACCAGTAATAGACAACAAGATGAACCGTCAAAAAG GATGGGAAAGAATGGTTCTGCAAATTTTGTTTCTCGGTCCATCAAACCTGTTGGAACCTAAGGCTAGCTTTGCACAGATGTCACAAAAGCTGATTGTTTCACCCATTGTGAAGACTCTTGTCTTCAGCAAAGTTCCAGAAAAG GTCAGGGATTGGATCGATAGAATTTCACGGGACTGGAGGTTCAGGAGAATAATCCCTGCTCATTTTGCCGCACCAGTTAATGCAAGCAGGTCTGACTTCCTAGCTGCATTTGCCTTTCTGGATGATCTTTTGGATGAACGTTATGTGACTTGGCCttcactctctcttcttttcacATCCCTAATGGGAAAGGCGGCTAGTTACTTCCCTCCCGATGACATGAAGACTTTATCTTCTCTTGATCAGTTTTTGGTCTCAGTAGGAGCTGTGAAAAAGACCGTCTCAGGTCGGAAAAGATGA
- the LOC133726318 gene encoding uncharacterized protein LOC133726318: MWNFASSCIAGNVELKNDFLRPTQATSECCSDDEGSSGVGREEGLECPICWESFNIVENVPYVLWCGHTLCKNCILGLQWAVVKFPTLPIQLPLFISCPWCNLLSFRLVYRGNLKFPRKNYFLLWMVESMNGDRVKSHSTGSGDNQPAWPVNGNVSAGSQLNHRRGQYIRHPEPPGTNHNHGVINNYLSMERLHSSLRKSLFFFVHLTAKFPLVVIFLLIILYAIPASAAILALYILITVLFALPSFLILYFAYPSLDWLVREIIT, translated from the coding sequence ATGTGGAATTTTGCATCCAGTTGCATAGCTGGAAATGTTGAATTGAAAAATGACTTTCTAAGGCCAACACAAGCTACTTCTGAATGCTGCTCCGATGATGAGGGTTCTTCTGGTGTCGGCAGAGAGGAAGGACTAGAGTGCCCCATATGCTGGGAATCTTTCAATATTGTTGAAAATGTGCCCTATGTTTTATGGTGTGGTCATACCCTCTGTAAAAATTGCATTCTAGGTCTGCAATGGGCTGTTGTCAAGTTCCCCACCCTACCAATTCAGCTTCCGCTATTTATCTCCTGCCCATGGTGCAATCTGTTATCCTTCCGGCTGGTTTACAGGGGAAATCTCAAATTTCCTCGCAAGAACTACTTTCTTTTGTGGATGGTTGAAAGCATGAATGGTGATAGAGTGAAGTCTCATTCTACCGGCTCTGGTGATAATCAACCAGCCTGGCCGGTAAACGGAAATGTATCAGCAGGAAGTCAACTGAACCATAGGAGGGGACAATATATTCGCCATCCCGAGCCACCAGGGACAAATCATAATCATGGCGTCATCAATAATTACCTTAGCATGGAGCGATTGCATTCTTCCCTTCGGAAGTCACTGTTTTTCTTCGTTCATTTGACAGCAAAGTTCCCTCTGGTTGTCATATTTCTTCTGATCATCTTATATGCAATACCTGCCAGTGCAGCCATATTGGCCTTGTACATACTTATCACGGTGCTGTTTGCTCTCCCATCGTTTCTTATCTTGTACTTCGCATATCCTAGTTTGGATTGGCTTGTGAGAGAAATCATCACCTGA